CGTCGGTGACCGCGGCGTGCATGGGGATCCCGGCATACTCGCCGCCGGCCAGTTCCACTTCAGGGCCGACGGCGGGGTAGGCCGAGACCTTGCGGCCCTTCACCACGCCTGCCGCGGTGAGGATCTGCGCGCCGTGGCAGATCGCGGCCACGGGCTTGTTGGCGTCGAAGAAGTGGCGCACAATCTCCAGCACGCGCGGGTTGAGCCGCAGGTACTCCGGCGCGCGCCCGCCCGAAATCACCAGCGCGTCGTACTCTTCGGGGTTGATCGTCGCGAAGGTGGCGTTCAGCGCAAAGTTGTGGCCGGGCTTCTCGCTGTAGGTCTGGTCGCCCTCAAAATCGTGAATGGCCGTGCGCACGGTCTCGCCGGCCTTCTTGTCGGGGCATACCGCGTGCACCGTGTGCCCGACGGCCTGCAGCGTCTGGAAGGGCACCATGACTTCGTAGTCTTCCGCGTAATCGCCGACGAGTTGCAGGATCTTCCTGGGCATAGCTGTCCTCCTTTGGCACTGTTATTCGGTTAGTCATGGGCTGCGCGCACTGCCGGGATGAAAAACGGTTTTCCTGGGAGGGCGCGGTCTTCCCGAACCTTCCCCTCAGGAAAAGGAGGAGAGCATGGCGTTCCCCGTGTCGCGCGCAGCGCAAGATGAACATCAGGACGCACCTGGAAGGGCTGCGCCCTTCCGGACCATCCTCCTGGCGAGGATGTAAAGAACCTTCGATACTTTTCACCCTCCTCTGCCTCGCCGAGCCGGGCGCATTTCCCACCCTCCGCTGAAGGTGGAGCGGAAGGGGGTAGGGGCGAGGACCACGATCTATTCACCCCAGTTCGGCCTCGGCGCTCATAGCCGTTTTGCCATCGGGGCCCTGGGCCTCCAGGCTTACCCGGTCGCCGTTGGGCACGCCGATCAGCCGGAACGGCGCCAGATCGAACAACGGCGCCTGGCCGCGAAAACTGAAGCCCACGACAGGGCGGTTGGTGTTGCGGCGCACCAGGTCGAGCAGCAAAATCGCTGTGAGCGGCCCGTGCACCACCAGTCCCGGATAGCCCTCCTCGTCGCGCGCGTAGGGCCGGTCGTAGTGAATGCGATGGGCATTGAAGGTGAGCGCCGAGAAGCGAAACAGGAGTCGTGTGTCGGGAACGATGGTGCGCGTCCAGGCGCCGTCGGGGGGCGGGGGCAGCTCGATCGGCGTCGGGGCCGGAACCGGCGGCCCCGGTTCGCGGTAGACGATGTCCTGCTCTTCTTCCAGGCAGAGCGTGTCGTTTTGATAAAAACGGTAGTTCACGGTAACGAAGGCCAGCGATCCGCTGCGCCCGGTCTTGGCGGTGACATTGCGGATCTCGCCCTCGCGGCGGGCCGGCTGGCCAAGGGTGAGCGGGCGGTGCAGCCGTAGCCGCGCGCCGGCAAACATCCGCCGCGGGTAGGGGATCGGCGGCAAGAAGTCGCCCCGCTGCGGATGTCCGTCCGTATCCAGGCGCGACTGCGGCGCGCGCGGCAGGAAGTAGAACCAGTGCCAGAGCAGGGGCAGCCCCGCGCCAGCGCCCAGGGGTGTGTGCGCGTCGTCGAGAGTTGCGGCGGCGGCCAGGGCCGGACCAACACACAGTTCGTCAGTGACCTGTTCCGTTCGACCGATCCACGCGGCGTAGGCGTTGCCTGGCTCCTCCATAGCTGCCTCCTGGTCTGCTCGGGTTTTTTGCGCATCGTATAACAAACTTTACAAATACTCCGGCACTATTATACAATTGACTCGCTCCCAGAATTGTGTGAATCATCACTGCTCCGAAATCTGTCGTAGCCTGCCAACCTGGTTAATATTGCGGATCGTTGCCGGGAGACGTCATCTCCCCCGCTTCCTCCCCTGTATGACCAGGCCGGCTCGATAGGGTGTACGGAGATGGAGAAGCTGTGCACCGGAGGCCAGACTGTGACAAGACGATCCCGTGCGAGTGCAACTGAACAGGTCGCCCCTCACGACGCCGCCAACGATGCCGGGCAGGCTGAGGCGCAGCCCCAACCCGAGGGAAGCGAGCGTCCCTCATATGAGGACGTTACGCCTGTGCTCCAGTCCGATCTGCGTGGACGCGAACCCGACCGCGAGCGCCTGCCGCTGAGCGGTGTGCGGGTGATTGACGTGGGCAACTTCCTGGCCGGTCCCTACGCTGCCTCGATCCTGGGCGAGTTTGGGGCCGAGGTGCTCAAGGTCGAGCACCCGATTGCCGGGGATCCCATGCGCCGCTTCGGTACGCCTACCAAGCGCCACGATGCCAGTCTGGCCTGGTTGAGCGAGGCCCGCAACCGCAAGTCGGTAACGATTGACCTGCGGCAGCCCGAGGGGGTGCGACTCTTCCTGAAGCTGGTCGAGCGCTCCGATGTGCTCATCGAGAACTTCCGCCCCGGCACGATGGAGGAATGGGGCCTGGGCTGGAACCAGGTGCGGGAAGCGAACCCGCGCCTGGTGATGCTGCGCGTTTCGGGCTATGGGCAGACAGGCCCCTACCGCCGGCGGTCGGGCTTTGCCCATATCGCCCATGCTTTTGGCGGGCTGTCCTATCTAGCTGGTTTTCCCAACGAAACTCCCGTGCTGCCAGGGAATGTGCCCCTGGGGGACTACATCGCCAGTCTCTACGGGGCGGTGGGCGTGCTGATCGCCCTGCGCCACGCCGAGCGCACTGGCGAGGGCCAGGTGATTGACATTGGCATCTACGAGGCCGTCTTCCGCCAGCTCGACGAGATCGCCGCGGCCTATGGCCTGTTCGGCAAGATCCGCGAGCGCGAGGGGGCCGGCAGCTTCGTGGCCGTGCCCCATGGCCACTTCCGCACCCGCGATGACAAATGGGTGGCAATCGCCTGCACCACTGACAAGATGTTCGAGCGCCTGGCCGAGGCCATGGGGCAGCCCGAACTGGCCTCCACCGAGCTGTACGGCGAGCAACGCAAGCGCCTGGCCGCCCGCGACAAGGTTAACAAGATCGTCATTGACTGGGTCGGCTCGCTCACCCGCGATGAGGTGATGGCCATCTGCCTGGCGAAAGAGGTGCCCATCGGCAAACTCAACAGCATCGCCGACATTTTCGAGGACGAACACTTTCAGGCCCGCGGCAACCTGGCCCGCATCTACGAGGAAGGGGTCGGCGAAGTGGTGGTGCCCGGCGTGGTGCCGACGCTCTCTGAAACCCCCGGCCGTATCACCAACCTGGGACCGCCCCTGGGCAATGCCACCTACGAGGTGATGCGCGAAATGCTCGGCCTCACGCCCGATGACATCAAGTACCTTCGCCAGCGGAAGATCATCTAAACATAGCAGAGGTGCAACCGAACCTGTAGGGCAACCCTCCGGGTTGCCCGGCAGCCTGAAGAGGAGAGAAACGTGACCCACCAACCGGACGAGGACAAATTGCCCCTTGCGGGCATTAAGGTTATTGACGCCGCGACAGTCATCGCCGCGCCATACTGCGCGACCATCCTGGGCGAGTTCGGAGCCGAGGTGATCAAGGTGGAGCATCCCCTCGGCGGTGATGCGCTGCGGCGCTTTGGCACCCCGACGGAACGCGGCGATACCCTGACCTGGCTGAGCGAGTCGCGCAACAAGAAATCGCTCACCCTTGATTTGCAGCGTCCCGAGGGCAAGGAGATTTTCAAGCAACTCGTGGCCCGCTCCGACGTGCTCTGCGAGAACTTTCGCACCGGCACCCTCGAAAAGTGGGGGCTGGGCTGGAATGTGCTCCACGAAATTAATCCCCGCTTGATCATGCTGCGCGTGACCGGCTATGGTCAGA
Above is a genomic segment from Chloroflexaceae bacterium containing:
- a CDS encoding CoA transferase, which encodes MLQSDLRGREPDRERLPLSGVRVIDVGNFLAGPYAASILGEFGAEVLKVEHPIAGDPMRRFGTPTKRHDASLAWLSEARNRKSVTIDLRQPEGVRLFLKLVERSDVLIENFRPGTMEEWGLGWNQVREANPRLVMLRVSGYGQTGPYRRRSGFAHIAHAFGGLSYLAGFPNETPVLPGNVPLGDYIASLYGAVGVLIALRHAERTGEGQVIDIGIYEAVFRQLDEIAAAYGLFGKIREREGAGSFVAVPHGHFRTRDDKWVAIACTTDKMFERLAEAMGQPELASTELYGEQRKRLAARDKVNKIVIDWVGSLTRDEVMAICLAKEVPIGKLNSIADIFEDEHFQARGNLARIYEEGVGEVVVPGVVPTLSETPGRITNLGPPLGNATYEVMREMLGLTPDDIKYLRQRKII
- a CDS encoding acyl-CoA dehydrogenase → MEEPGNAYAAWIGRTEQVTDELCVGPALAAAATLDDAHTPLGAGAGLPLLWHWFYFLPRAPQSRLDTDGHPQRGDFLPPIPYPRRMFAGARLRLHRPLTLGQPARREGEIRNVTAKTGRSGSLAFVTVNYRFYQNDTLCLEEEQDIVYREPGPPVPAPTPIELPPPPDGAWTRTIVPDTRLLFRFSALTFNAHRIHYDRPYARDEEGYPGLVVHGPLTAILLLDLVRRNTNRPVVGFSFRGQAPLFDLAPFRLIGVPNGDRVSLEAQGPDGKTAMSAEAELG
- a CDS encoding DJ-1/PfpI family protein; the encoded protein is MPRKILQLVGDYAEDYEVMVPFQTLQAVGHTVHAVCPDKKAGETVRTAIHDFEGDQTYSEKPGHNFALNATFATINPEEYDALVISGGRAPEYLRLNPRVLEIVRHFFDANKPVAAICHGAQILTAAGVVKGRKVSAYPAVGPEVELAGGEYAGIPMHAAVTDGNLVTAPAWPAHPAWLAQFLAVLGTKIEA